The genomic segment ATACAAAATACGTTGTAAAAATATTAAGATATAAGAAGCTGAAAAAAAATAACAGTGTCAACAGGAAAATATGGTTTTAGAATTAAAAAACACTCTGTACATTTTTTTATTTTATCAAAATGGAGTGATTGACAAAAATGAAAGAGTTCATGGTGAGTATAATCATCCCTTGTTATAATGCTGAAAAATACATTGATAAATGCTTATCCAGTATAATTAATCAAACATTGAAAAGAATTGAAATAATAGTAGTTAATGATGGATCTACAGATAAAAGCCTTGATGTAATAACAAGATATCAAAATAAGTTCAGCAACATAAAAATTGTTAATCAGAAAAACATGGGTCAAGCAGAATCAAGAAATAAAGGAATAAGACTTGCAAAAGGAGAGTATATAGGCTTTGTTGACAGTGATGACTATATCGAATCTGGTATGTATGAAACACTTTACAATGAAGCTAAACAAGATAATTTGGATTTGGTTATATGCAATTTTGATAGAGTTAGTGAAGATGGGAAAATATTAAGAACACATAACCAAAAAAGGTTTAATGAAAAATATTTTAATAATAAACAACTTATATATGAATTCTTTTTGAATGAGAATGAATTGATTGAAGGATATTGTTGGAATAAGTTATTCAAAAGATCCCTTTTTATTGAAAACGGAATTTTTTTCCCCAAATTAAAGTATGAAGATATACCAACAGTATTTGAAGTACTTTGCCTAACTAACAGAGCAAAATATATCAATCGCTCTTTTTACCATTATGTCCAAAGAAATACTTCCACAGTACATTCAACAAATGAGCAAGCTATTAAGGATTTTATAGTAGCAATTAATTTAGTTAATCAAATTTTAGTTAATAAGGGATATAAACAAAGGTTTAAAGCTGAATTTTTGTTATACATTGTAAGATGTGTTTTATATTTTTATGTAAAAAATAAAAGTATTATAGAAAGAAACAAAGAAATATATGATCAGATAAACTGTTGGATAAATGAGATATCATTAAAGAAATGTATATTATCAAAAAAAATGACTATCCGAAATTTTATAAGAATTATTCTTTATAAAATAGGGGCGTTTAAAATATTCTTTCGACTGTTTCACTTATTTCGCCCTTCCGTTTAAGACAATTATTGGAAAATATTTCCATGATCAAAGAATTTTAACGGGAATAACTGCCCTCTTTTCCAAATAGTCTGATAATACGAATTGATCTTCTCAAATTGTTGTTGTGTTAAGGAGATAAAATGGTACAAAAATATACCTTTTTCATCATAACAGGCATGGTACTAATTTTTGCATATGCATCTAATACATTATCCGTTGAATTAGATAAAGCTAATGCAATATCTAGTTTGGCAATTATTCTAATACTTATATTATGGGCAATCAAAAGAAATATAAAACTTTATTTCTACCAACTAGCTTTAATTCTATGTTCCTTAATCGTGATTGCAATATCTCTGAAAGCAAATTTAATATCATTGACATTGTTGCTGTTACTTTCGATCGCGGCATTTTATAGTGGAAGGAATATGAATAAAGCTATAATATTTTATTCGATTCTCAATTTAATTCTTTTTTTGATCGTTACATCACTGTACTTTGTTATTGGCTTTAATTTAAATAATGATATCAGTATGTGGAGAATTGACAGGATAATTCATAGAAGTTCATTAGGCTTTTCTCACCCAAATCAAGCAATGATTGTATGGTTGAGCTGTGGATTGTCATTATTATCATTTTGTACGAAAAAAAATACTATAAGAATATCAATGTTAGTTTTGGTTTTATCGTATATCATATATCTGTACACTAAGAGCAGGACGTCAACATATATAATTATATTGCTTTGCTTATGTATGATAATATTGAGAAAGAGTATGAATAAAATTGTTACAAGAAGAATGCACCTTCTAATTTCTATCTTTCCTTTAATGTGCACTATCATCTCATATTTATTATTAATTATACCGTATTACCCCAAATTAGATGCTCTATTTTCTGGAAGAATAGCATTGTATCGTACCTTTTATGGACAATATGGAATAACATTATTTGGGAATTCTGAATTAGAAAATGCCATGTTTGATAACTCTTATTTGCAGGCATTGATGTCAAAGGGATTTCTTTTTACAATGCTATTTCTCGTAATATTAACTGCTCTTATAACAAAACTAAAAAAGTTAACATATAATGATATTTTGATTATGATGGGCTTCTTTACTTGTGGATTGACAGAAACCATGCTGTTTAGACTTGAATTAGTTCTATTAATTATTATGGTAATGTATAGGCACAACAACTATGAAATAAACATTCATCCTCGGTCAGAAAGGAGATCACATACTATTGGAGACCATACCCAAATTGATTCATTATTTTTGGTTAGGAAATAAAAATAAAAATGCACTGACCAAGAAATGCATAAATAGTTGGAAAAAATTTGCTCCAAATTACAGAATAATAGAGTGGAATGAGAAAAATATACCATTTGAAAGGATTAAAGCGCAATATGTTAGTGAAGCAATAAGCAAGCAAAAATGGGCTTTTGCCACTGATTATCTAAGATTGTTTATATTAAATGAATATGGTGGTTTGTACATGGATACAGACGTAGAATTGATTCGACCCATTAGTGAGCTTGAAAGACTTGAATCATTTATTTGTTTTGAAAGTGAAAATACTCTTTGTACTGCATTAATCGGAGCAAAAGATCACAAAGCTTGGATTAAAGAATTACTTGATAATTATAATCGCCGGAAGTTTATAGTTAATGGGAGAATTGATATGACACCAAATTCAAAGTATATACTCAAGTTTTTAAATCAATATCATGGGCTAAAATTAAATACTAGTTATAAACAGAACTTAAAATGTCAACTTGTTGTTTTTCCAGCAGAATATTTTTCTCCCAGAAATTACTCTACAAAGGAGATTAATATTACAAGCAATACTTACGCTATTCATCATTATGCAGGAACTTGGAAAACATCCTTCGGAAAGATAAAGGATAATTTTTTTGCTCTACTAGCACGTATAACAAGTGAAAGATTTGTTAATATAATTAAAAATAGTTTAAAAACATTTTTAAGGTAAATTAAAGGGCTCTTCGCTAAAATCCGTGAAATAGGACAGAGTTTGGTAAAGTAGTTTCCAGATAATCTATGAAAATCGGACAAGGGAACGGGTTCGGTTGTGAGCGATACGTGGCTCTGTACTGATGCCTGTTCTTTTATTTTTGTGCGACGTCTAATTTCCCGGCAAGCAGATAGGCCATGGCGATGATACTCTTATCGGAGCGGTAGCCTCTGGCTTTCCGCTTCGCGGCCTGGAATACGCTGTTGATGCCTTCCAATATCCCATTGTTGAGTTGGGATTGGAACTACCTGACCACACCGCCGTAATGCTTTTTCAGTGTCTTTGCGAGATCCACAATGGGAGCCAGCCGGCAGCGTAGGCCCCATTGGATCCAGTCTTCAAGCACCGCCGGTGCAATTTGAGCCGGATATTTGTAGATCTCCTGAAGGCATAGACGCATGCGGTAGGCCTTGGCTGTATCCAGTTCGCTGTCCTTCAACTTATCGGGAGTTTCTTTTTGCTTTTTTGTCAGGTTCTTCTCGTTCTTCAGCCAGATATAGCGCGTATTCTTTAAATCGGCACAACGATTCCGTTCGTTCCGGCGTACGGCATCAACAGCCCGGTTGGCTTCCTGAATCACATGGAACTTGTCAAAGGTAATCGACGCGTCCGGAAAGTAGTCGGAAGCCCCTTTAATAAAGGCCACAGACACTCGACTTCGACAATTGTAGTTGTAGGCACAATCTTTCAAATGAGCGATTAAAGGAATCTCTTGTTCTAGGGATTTTTTTAAATTATCCACATGTGCATAATAGCCTGCATTCCCGGAGATTTATACCAATAATCAAGACTGATTCCTTATAAATCAAGGGATTCAGGCTTTTTTGCGCTTGCTTTTTTTACCAAAACATGGTATAATTATACCATGTTTTGGAGGGATGAAGATGTCGCTGGTTCATTTGAAAAACAAGAAGAATGGTGTGACCTATGTATATGAATCCGTTGGATATTGGGACAAGGAGAAAAAACAGACACGAAACCATCGGAAATGTATTGGTAAACTGGATCCGAAAACTGGGAAACTGATTCCATCTAAAAAGTATACCGAAGGTCTGAAAGACCTTCTGAACCAGAAAAAGAAGAAACGGGGACCAGTTCCGTCGGTTACTTATCAGCGTCGTTTCTACGGGGCAACTTACCTGTTTGACGCCATCGGCGCCAAGCTTGGAATCACAGAAGATCTGGCGCGATGCTTTCCAAAGTCCTATCAGCAGATTCTTTCGCTGGCTTATTATCTGGTGCTGGAAGATCGCAATCCGATGAGTCGTTTTCCCCGTTGGGCGAAAACTCATGTGCATCCCTATGGTAAGAATCTGCCCTCTCAGAGGAGCAGTGAACTGCTTGGTTTGATCACGGAAAATGCCAAACACCATTTCTTTATTCTCCAGAGCAAACGGCGTATCCATGAAGAGTATCTCGCTTATGACACCACCTCCGTTTCATCCTATTCCAAAGCACTGAAGCAAGTCCGCTACGGTAAGAATAAGGATCATGATCCGCTGCCGCAGATTAACCTGGCGCTCCTTTATGGGGAGACCTCCGGTCTGCCGGTGGCTTATCGTAAACTGCCGGGGAATATTTCTGATGTCAAAACCATACGGACACTGCTCGCTGATGTGGACTTTCTCAAACAGAAGAAAGTGAAAGTGGTCATGGACCGTGGCTTTTACAGTGAGAAGAATATTAATGCTTTTTATCAGAATCATGTCAAATTCTTGATGGGTGTCCGAGTGTCACTGAAATTCGTTCGTCAAAAGTTAAACGATGTCCGTCAGAGCATGATTACCCGTGCCCATTATGCTTCCGACTGCAATCTCTATTATCAATCTTTCCTGACCGACTGGGACGATACCGAGGTCAAAAAGCGATCCGGGCAAATCATCACTGGCAAGAAAAGGCTGTACCTTCATCTTTTCTATAATGACCAAAAAGCAACCGACGATAAGATGGCGTTCAATAAAATGTTGGACCGTCTGGAAGAAGAGCTGCAGTCCGGCAGGAGAGAACCTGAACATGAAAAGCTATATTCACGTTATTACGAATGGAAGGAAACGCCCGTAAGGGGGCTCTCCCTGACGCCAAAAAACGAAGCCATAGCTAAAGCAGAAAGGGACTTTGGTTATTTCGCACTGATTTCTAATGGAATCAAAGATCCCATTGAGGCATTGGAAGTTTATCGAACAAAGGATCTGATCGAGAAAGCCTTCGGTAATTTAAAGGAACGACTGAACCTGCGTCGGACTTCTGTTTCCTCTGAGGAAAATCTGGAAGGCAAACTTTTCGTCCAGTTCATTGCCCTGTTCTATCTTTCGTACATAAAAAAGGCCATGAGTGATCATCATCTGTTCAAACAGTACACCATTCAGGAACTTCTGGATGAACTGGACGTGATCGAACAGTACAGTCAACCCGGTGGTCACACCCATTTGGGTGAGTTGACAAAGAAACAGACGAATCTTTATCAATACCTTGATGTGGATTCGCCTGCCTTGGTATAATTTCACGGGAATTCAGGTTACCAGAGGAAAAGGAATTTTCCAAAAATTCATGTCGATCTTCTTATTTTGGGTGAATGCCTACTGCACTCCCATGTCTAGGAAAACCTTGTTAAGCGCTCTGCTTAAACTCGCGTTTGAATAATATTGTTCATAAACAGTTCGCGCATTTCTCTTGATTTTCTGTCTGAGTTCCGGATGGGTTGCCAGTAATTTTATCGATTTCAAAAAGGTATCCGGCTGATCTGCAATTAAGATATTTTGCTGATCTGTGATCAGGCCTTCTGCGCCGATACTGGTTGAAACAACCGGCAACCCCTTGGCAAAGGATTCAATGATTTTCACTCTTTGACCACTTCCTATAAATAAGGGGACGATTGCAAGATCACATATCCTGATGTATTCGTTAATATCCTTAACGTATCCGGTAACCGTAACGTTCTTCTTATCTCGATACTTCTCGATTTCTCTCGGGGGATTTGCACCGCAAATGTACAGGTCGTATTTATCTGGGTTTAAATTTAGAAAACAATTTTTTAAGAACCAGATTACCCCTTCCTTGTTAGGGTACCAGCTCATTGTTCCCATAAATAATAAACGAATCTTATTGTCTTTTCGTGGATAAAAATCCAGAAATGGTGCATCGACATGAATCGGAATGACATCTATCTGTTTCCGAGTTTTGGATAACATATTTACAAATTCATTTTTGTCTGTCTGGCTAAGAGCAATCACACGATCCGCCCTGTAAAGCATATCTTTCTCAAATTTTTTTAATTTCACATACTCCACTTTTCCAAAAAGTCGTTTTACTTTATTTTTCATTTGACCAATTATCCGTTTGAAAATCAGTGATTCAACATTCTGCTGATCCAACAGTACTTTTGAATGAAAATATTTATTGTATACCATCATCGATAAATGGTTGACATAGATTAAATCATAGTGTTTCTCCTGCTGAAATTGAATAAGTTTCTCTTTCATTACTTTTGAAGAAAATTTTTTGATCACGTAGGGCAGAGGGGAAAAGAGACTAGATACATAATCTATTATGAAATGGAGCATGGATGCATCTTTAATGACTGTTTTTGGAATCACATGAATCTTGCGGCATACGCCGCTCAGTTCTGTCACGTACTTTCTATCCTCTTCATGATTGATAAATGCGAGTAAGTCGATTTCATGCTTCACAGACAAGGCTTTTAATGTGTTATATGTCTTAATTTTCCCGCCATTATCCAATGGATAGGGCAATAAATTATTCATGAATAATATCTTCAATGATAATCCCTTCTTATGTTCACGTTTCTTTCTGATAAGTAAGCACCTGCCATCACAAAAATAAATCCTGAAGAGATAAAACTAATTGCTGATTCACTGAGAAAAGAAACCATAACTGTTCCTGACAGAGCACCTGCCAGGATTAAGGAGTTCTTCTCATGACCTTCTTTATATTGTTTAAGCAAACCTGAGATAATAAGTGCTATAAAGACGAGAAACAGTGCGGTAACCACTAGACCTGTTTGACCAACCATAGTGCCGATATAACTCTCGCCGGCATTCATATTCATTGAATTGGCGCGTTCATTATATAAATTGGCGAAATTTCCGCTTCGCCCCAGTCCTGACCCGAACGGGTGTCTGACAATTGCCGCCAGATTACTGACCAGGCCGTTAATATGGGCCGGTAAAGAAGCAAATTTTTGATAGTTGGAGAAAATGAACAGGACAAAGAAAAATAAAATATAACTTATAAAAAGCCCAACCAGTTGGCTGCTCCTGTTCTTTTGGAAAATAAGGCAAAACAGAATACCAATAGCTACCGATAAAAGCCCACCCTTAGATAGAGTCATGACCAAACCGGTTGTGAGGAAGGTCATATAAAACAATTTCCTTATTCTGCTTTTTTTATAAAAATCTCCTAATATGGAATACAAGACCGGAATAACGAGAAATTGTCCCAGAAGTGTCGGATCCGCTATAAATGAGACCATTCTTCTTAAACTGGTACCAATAAAACTGGAAAAATCAAAAGTGTAAAAATTTCCGGGGAGGCCTTGAGTACCATATGCCCACAAGGACATCCCTTTATTTTCCATATAACTTTTAATGCCAAGACTGATCCAAAATTTATCTCCCAGCACCCAGGTCTCTATAAATCCAAAAGATACGATTAACAACGATATTTTAATATAAAAATATAATAGTTTATCCTTGCATGAAACCACATAATAGCCAAATAAGTATAAAATGACAGGCATAATCAATTGGCGCCCGGAAACCCCTTTGACAAATAAGTCCGGCTGATCTGGCCATATGAAATAGAAAAGAATGCAGAACAAATATGTATATGAAATCCAGTTAATCATGTTCAATTTTTTTGATCTGTCTCTTTTTTTCAGCAATGAAAAAAGTAGGATACAAGTGTAGACATACAATTCCTTTATGGAGATTAAAAGCGTCACAAAAAATGGTCTATTTAATCCTGACAAAATGATGGCAAAGAAATTTTGAAAGACAATCATGATGAGCAATAAGTAGGCAAATTTATTTACGTTCTTCCAATGGATAAATACGAGAATCAAAAAAATTCCCGACGTGATTAAGAACAAATTAAACTGCAGTAAGGCACTCAAGGTTCCAATAACAAGACCAGATATAATGACTAAAGTGGTCCGGACGGGCTTTTTAAGTCTTGCCGAGATCAATCTTTCTTCGTTCATATAAGCATCCTCTGTCATCACCCGGTTCTCATTAAAAACATGATGTTGCATACAATTTTACTTTCATTGGCAATTATTTGTATCGAATGCTTATCACCAGCGAGCCGGCAGGCCCGTCTGCAAGAATGATCAGGATCTTTTGTCAGAGCCATGGCCATCGTTCTTCAGGACAGAGATACCGGCAGTCAGATTAAAACTCTGAAAGATAAACACGATTCTTTGCCTTCTAAATGCCAGCTGATCTTTTGCAGAAAGATCACTTATTTCAGTGTGTTGTTAAAACGACCCTGACCGTCAGTGTAACTGTCCAGACACTCAAGCATACTCAGTAGCGTTAATTTCCCAAAAGGAAAGTCACCGTCCGGGAATCAAATCCAAATTAATGTCCTGCAAAATATGAACACGTTTTTGAGTATTCTCTTTTTGCGGTTTTTTATTGAAATTAAGATATTCCCTTCCAGGTGGACGCTAACCGGAAGAAGTTGAGTCTGGGAAAATTTGAATTCAAATTAACAACCAAGATAAACCTGATGAGACATAGAAACGCATTGGAACTAAGGTAGCATCATATTCCACTTCTGTATGGTGTCAGTTTTTTTGTTTTCGGAAGTATCATGTTCCCATAGTATAAAGATGATGGGTGCCGAAGCAGTATTCTCTAATAATTGAAAATACCCTCCGACACCCATATCTGTTTACTTATATTCTCTGCAGAGAGTACGCCAAATCAAAGGATTGATTCGATTTTCGCCAGTAATTGATAAAGAATTACACCTAAACTGCTTAACAGCATCCCTTATTCCCCCCCATTTTTTCTCATAATACATGAAAAGTGATTTTGTACAATCTCAGAGAATTGATCCAAGTTTAGCAAGCAATTGATATAAAATAACGCCTACAGTACTTAACAGCAAGTGTGCTTCCTCCCTTTTGATTAATGTCAACATATTTGCTCACTTCGGGCCCACATCCAACTTAGCACGGTATAAAAGCGGTTACAATATACATAGGAATCAGGTATATAGTCCTCCTTTAATTCTTGCTTGTGACCAATAAGGAGCCATATCTGACATGCCTGACTCCCATCTGGAAGGCACTCAGTCTTCAGCTCACCAGACGGCCCTCTCGCTGGAAAGTCATTGATTTTACTGCTGTTAACTGCAAGGACGTTCGTTATTTTTTTCCAAAATAAAAAGTTTTTTCCCCAGACGTTTCGTAAGATCTATTGGGCCCCTGTCTTTAGAACTATATTGATCGTGTGATCTATGTTACTTAATCGATACAAAAATAGAGTTCACAAATTCGACATATATTAAACGAATTACTGATATATCAAGCCTATCATTTAAGATTTATTAAGTAATTATTATGATCCTTTAGTACTAAATTGATTTAAAGTAAAACATTAATTTTTTTTTATGCTATTATATTTGATACATGTAACAAAAGTCACTGGGCCCTCAGTTTCAACTTATGGAGTGTGATGGATTTGGAAAAAGTAGATCTATTTGGAATAAGTTTTAACAAAGTCACGATTGCCCAGATGATCGCTATCCTGACTCATTCAATTTGTAATAATCAATATCTTTTTATCCAGACGGCTAATGTCGATCATATTATCCTAACCCAGAATGACAAATTATTTCGAGAGATCGTCCAGTCTGCAAATATTATTACTTGTGACGGAATGCCGATCATTTGGGCATCCAGACTTTTGAAAAATCCGTTACCGGAACGTGTTACAGGGGCAGATTTGACGACTGCAATTTGTAAATATTCTTTTAAGCGTTTTTTTAATCTATTTATTCTTGGGGCTGCACCGGGCGTAGCAGAAAAAGCGAAGCGTATGGCGGAACTTAAATATCCGGGTTGCCACATTGTCGGTGTCTATTCTCCGAGCTGTTCAGAACTTGCAGACAGTGAAAAAAGCAGGAATATTTGTGAACAGATTAATCGCAGTGGATCCAACATCCTGCTTCTTGCCTTAGGTACACCAAAGCAGGAGAAGTGGTATTGGCAAAATAAAAAGCGCTTACATGTAAACGCTATTATAGGTGTAGGGGCGGCTATAGATTTTCTCGCAGGTACAAAAAAACGTGCGCCAAAATGGATGAGGGATGTAGGTTTGGAATGGCTGTACAGACTTACTAAAGAACCTGTCCGATTGTTTCGCAGATATATGATAAGAGACCTGAAAATAATACCCTTATTTGCCAGGGAATTAATAAAACAAATGAAAGTGAGATCTGAGCAATGAAATCAGCACTTATTACAGGAATCACGGGTCAGGACGGCGCTTACTTAGCGAAACTTCTCCTTAACAAAGGTTACAGGGTATTCGGCTTAGTCGCCAGAAGAAGCACGGATACAAAGTGGAGGCTCCGGTATCTGAATATAGAGCATGAAGTAGAATTGATACCGGGGATATTACTGATGTCAGCTCATTGATCAGTGCGATTAATTATTCAGAACCATGCGAAATCTACAATTTAGCTGCTCAGAGTTACGTTGGCACATCGTGGCAGCAACCCATACTCACTTCAAGAATTACCGGCGAAGGGGTCCTGAACATACTGGAGGCGATCCGGCTAACCCGTCGTCCAGTAAGATTTTATCAAGCGTCCACCAGTGAAATGTTTGGGTTAATTCAGGCACCGCAACAATCGGAAAAAACGTCCTTTCATCCCAGAAGTCCGTATGGTGTCGCAAAGATGTACGGTTACTGGATGACCGTTAATTATCGTGAAAGTTATGGCATACACGCTTCGAACGGGATTTTATTTAATCATGAATCACCTTTACGAGGGACAGAATTTGTTACGCGAAAAGTTACCGATGCGGTTGCAAGAATTAAGCTGGGTATCCAAAATGAATTACGACTTGGGAATATAGATGCTAAACGGGATTGGGGATTTGCCGGTGATTATGTGGAAGCGATGTGGCTTATGCTGCAACAGGATAAACCGGATGATTATGTCGTAGCCACCGGGATCACAACGACAGTCAGAGAGATGTGCCGAATGGCTTTCAATATCGTTGGTTTAAATTATGAAAATTATGTAAAGATTGATCCCAAACTATATCGACCGGCAGAAGTAGAATTATTAAAGGGAGATCCCGAAAAAGCAAACAGAAAACTCAACTGGCATGCAAGAACATCCCTGGATAAACTCATTGAAATGATGGTTGAAGCCGACATGACAAGAGTTTCCAACAGCCTCAAAGTGAGCAGGATATGATCATGAACATACTGATCACGGGAGCTCATGGATTTATTGCAAAACATTTAGCAAGTAAACTCAAAGCGAGCCATCACAAGGTTATTCTGACGTCCCATACCCATTTTACTCATGAACAAACCTGTAACATGGTGATAAAAATGGATCTGTTGGACCTGAACGAAATCATGAAAGTTATCAATAAAATAAAACCTGATGTGATCATGCATCTTGCTGCTCAGAGCAGTATACCGAGATCCTGGAAAGATCCGATGGAAACGGTCCGGGTTAATACATTGGGAACAACGAACATCATTCTGGCAGCTGGTATACTTCATCTGAAAACGAAGATGATTATTGTCGGATCGAGTGAAGAATATGGATCGACTGCCGTGAAAAAGACATTACTTGTAGAAAACGATCCCTGTTTTCCTCAAAATCCATATGCGGTCAGTAAACTTGCTGCTGAACAGCTCGGCACGCAAATGTCGAAAAAATATCAATTGAACATTGTCTTTCTCAGACCATTCAATCATTTTGGCCCGGGTCAGAAAATAGGATTTGTCATCAGTGATTTTTGCTCACAGATTGCAAAAATTGAACAGAATCTGTTGCCGCCGGAAATGATC from the Sporolactobacillus sp. Y61 genome contains:
- a CDS encoding IS1634 family transposase; amino-acid sequence: MSLVHLKNKKNGVTYVYESVGYWDKEKKQTRNHRKCIGKLDPKTGKLIPSKKYTEGLKDLLNQKKKKRGPVPSVTYQRRFYGATYLFDAIGAKLGITEDLARCFPKSYQQILSLAYYLVLEDRNPMSRFPRWAKTHVHPYGKNLPSQRSSELLGLITENAKHHFFILQSKRRIHEEYLAYDTTSVSSYSKALKQVRYGKNKDHDPLPQINLALLYGETSGLPVAYRKLPGNISDVKTIRTLLADVDFLKQKKVKVVMDRGFYSEKNINAFYQNHVKFLMGVRVSLKFVRQKLNDVRQSMITRAHYASDCNLYYQSFLTDWDDTEVKKRSGQIITGKKRLYLHLFYNDQKATDDKMAFNKMLDRLEEELQSGRREPEHEKLYSRYYEWKETPVRGLSLTPKNEAIAKAERDFGYFALISNGIKDPIEALEVYRTKDLIEKAFGNLKERLNLRRTSVSSEENLEGKLFVQFIALFYLSYIKKAMSDHHLFKQYTIQELLDELDVIEQYSQPGGHTHLGELTKKQTNLYQYLDVDSPALV
- a CDS encoding WecB/TagA/CpsF family glycosyltransferase, translated to MEKVDLFGISFNKVTIAQMIAILTHSICNNQYLFIQTANVDHIILTQNDKLFREIVQSANIITCDGMPIIWASRLLKNPLPERVTGADLTTAICKYSFKRFFNLFILGAAPGVAEKAKRMAELKYPGCHIVGVYSPSCSELADSEKSRNICEQINRSGSNILLLALGTPKQEKWYWQNKKRLHVNAIIGVGAAIDFLAGTKKRAPKWMRDVGLEWLYRLTKEPVRLFRRYMIRDLKIIPLFARELIKQMKVRSEQ
- a CDS encoding GDP-mannose 4,6-dehydratase, which gives rise to MNILITGAHGFIAKHLASKLKASHHKVILTSHTHFTHEQTCNMVIKMDLLDLNEIMKVINKIKPDVIMHLAAQSSIPRSWKDPMETVRVNTLGTTNIILAAGILHLKTKMIIVGSSEEYGSTAVKKTLLVENDPCFPQNPYAVSKLAAEQLGTQMSKKYQLNIVFLRPFNHFGPGQKIGFVISDFCSQIAKIEQNLLPPEMIVGNVLSYRDFLALPDVIDAYYLAIEKDLPNGVYNISSGKAVSIQSILMRLLKLSRKAIRIKKGKFHDRTAEINSFAGDSTKFRRVTGWNPTRSINEYLKVTLDWWRDEIERCGRDSEQHIGRDNINV
- a CDS encoding glycosyltransferase family 4 protein, giving the protein MKILFMNNLLPYPLDNGGKIKTYNTLKALSVKHEIDLLAFINHEEDRKYVTELSGVCRKIHVIPKTVIKDASMLHFIIDYVSSLFSPLPYVIKKFSSKVMKEKLIQFQQEKHYDLIYVNHLSMMVYNKYFHSKVLLDQQNVESLIFKRIIGQMKNKVKRLFGKVEYVKLKKFEKDMLYRADRVIALSQTDKNEFVNMLSKTRKQIDVIPIHVDAPFLDFYPRKDNKIRLLFMGTMSWYPNKEGVIWFLKNCFLNLNPDKYDLYICGANPPREIEKYRDKKNVTVTGYVKDINEYIRICDLAIVPLFIGSGQRVKIIESFAKGLPVVSTSIGAEGLITDQQNILIADQPDTFLKSIKLLATHPELRQKIKRNARTVYEQYYSNASLSRALNKVFLDMGVQ
- a CDS encoding glycosyltransferase produces the protein MKEFMVSIIIPCYNAEKYIDKCLSSIINQTLKRIEIIVVNDGSTDKSLDVITRYQNKFSNIKIVNQKNMGQAESRNKGIRLAKGEYIGFVDSDDYIESGMYETLYNEAKQDNLDLVICNFDRVSEDGKILRTHNQKRFNEKYFNNKQLIYEFFLNENELIEGYCWNKLFKRSLFIENGIFFPKLKYEDIPTVFEVLCLTNRAKYINRSFYHYVQRNTSTVHSTNEQAIKDFIVAINLVNQILVNKGYKQRFKAEFLLYIVRCVLYFYVKNKSIIERNKEIYDQINCWINEISLKKCILSKKMTIRNFIRIILYKIGAFKIFFRLFHLFRPSV
- a CDS encoding polymerase, whose translation is MNEERLISARLKKPVRTTLVIISGLVIGTLSALLQFNLFLITSGIFLILVFIHWKNVNKFAYLLLIMIVFQNFFAIILSGLNRPFFVTLLISIKELYVYTCILLFSLLKKRDRSKKLNMINWISYTYLFCILFYFIWPDQPDLFVKGVSGRQLIMPVILYLFGYYVVSCKDKLLYFYIKISLLIVSFGFIETWVLGDKFWISLGIKSYMENKGMSLWAYGTQGLPGNFYTFDFSSFIGTSLRRMVSFIADPTLLGQFLVIPVLYSILGDFYKKSRIRKLFYMTFLTTGLVMTLSKGGLLSVAIGILFCLIFQKNRSSQLVGLFISYILFFFVLFIFSNYQKFASLPAHINGLVSNLAAIVRHPFGSGLGRSGNFANLYNERANSMNMNAGESYIGTMVGQTGLVVTALFLVFIALIISGLLKQYKEGHEKNSLILAGALSGTVMVSFLSESAISFISSGFIFVMAGAYLSERNVNIRRDYH
- a CDS encoding glycosyltransferase, translated to METIPKLIHYFWLGNKNKNALTKKCINSWKKFAPNYRIIEWNEKNIPFERIKAQYVSEAISKQKWAFATDYLRLFILNEYGGLYMDTDVELIRPISELERLESFICFESENTLCTALIGAKDHKAWIKELLDNYNRRKFIVNGRIDMTPNSKYILKFLNQYHGLKLNTSYKQNLKCQLVVFPAEYFSPRNYSTKEINITSNTYAIHHYAGTWKTSFGKIKDNFFALLARITSERFVNIIKNSLKTFLR